In the Gemmatimonadota bacterium genome, one interval contains:
- a CDS encoding type II toxin-antitoxin system Phd/YefM family antitoxin: MRVVGIKTLKNKLSEYVRLAAGGERILVTDRDRVVAELGPPAEGRAERVADARLAEAVRKGWIAPPVLPQSYIPPSKPVMSFEEVMADLEASRADRDLP; the protein is encoded by the coding sequence ATGCGCGTGGTCGGAATCAAGACCCTGAAGAACAAGCTGAGCGAGTACGTGAGGCTGGCGGCGGGAGGCGAGCGCATCCTGGTCACCGATCGCGATCGCGTGGTCGCGGAGCTGGGTCCGCCCGCGGAGGGCCGAGCGGAAAGGGTGGCCGATGCCCGCCTTGCGGAGGCCGTGCGGAAAGGCTGGATCGCGCCGCCCGTGCTGCCGCAGTCGTACATCCCCCCATCGAAGCCGGTGATGAGCTTTGAGGAGGTTATGGCGGACCTGGAGGCGAGCCGCGCAGACCGTGATCTACCTTGA